ACAGTGCATTAAATAAACACCAAGGGTTTATCTTTTAAGGGAGCAAAAGCTTCGGCGTCAAACTTATACAAACTAGCTGGACGACCAGCACCTCGTGATACCTTAATTCCGGTATCGCATAAAAAACCTAACTTGAGTAGACGCGCTCGAAAATTAGAATAATCGGAAAAGTTATCACCTAAAACTGTGGCGTATAACTGATATAAATCATTCAAGGTGAACATTTCTGGCAAGACTTCAAAAGCCACTGGGCTATACTCTAATTTATTTCGTAACCGCCTATGTCCATAAGCCAGAATTTCGTTATGGTCAAAAGCTAATTGCGGCACTTGTTTTACCGGATACCAAGCGATGCCAGTCATGCGATCGGCAATCAATTCGGCTTCTTCAAATCGCACTAGAGCAAAGTAACTAACTGATAAATAACGCACACCATAACTATCAGTTGCTTCCCGTGGATCGCGATTCGGCCCGCCAAATGTATACAGTTGTTCTAAATAGAGATTGTTGACCTTAATTTTCTCTGCCATAATGCGATAAGCGGCATCTTCTAAAGACTCTCCTGGACGTACCAAAGTACCGGGAAGACTCCAATGATTTAAAAATGGTTCTTGCTGTCGCATTACGAGTAGAACTAACAGCCGATTTTGTACAGTATCTACAGAAAAAATTACATTATCAACACCAACCTTGAAATCGGCCAAAGGTTGTTGGTTTAACGGAGTTGGTATCTTTTTTGGTGAACGTCCTGGCATTCGTACAAATGCTCTCGATTAATATAGGCAACTACAGGGGCTGTGAGGGCTTGGGGATCTCCATGTTCGCGGTACGCTGTTGAGGAAACATCTAGACCTATCAGACTAGCGATCGCAATTTTCCCTCCCAGCTTTTGCACTACCTCTGAACTAGATTCATCTATTGCATATCCGGGTCGCGGTACAATCAGTAGTTGCACTTGCTGTAACAAATCTTCAATGCGATACCAACGTGGTAGCTGACTCAGTAAATCTGAACCAATGATCATCGTTAATTCAGCGTCTTCACCCCAAGCAAGCTTGGCTTTTTCCACTGTTTCCAGCGTTCTGAAGCTACTCAATTCTTGTTCCAAAGCAATATTATGCCGTGGCGCGTCTATATCCGCAATCAACAGTCGCAACATTGCCGCCCGATGTTCTAAGGGTGTTTGATGAGACTTAAACGGATTATCCGCTGCCCAAACTGCTACCCAATCATAACGCTCAGACAACCAACTCAGAATTTTTTGATGTCCCGCAGTTGGTGGATCGGCACTCGTTCCAAACAAAGCAATTTTCATCATCTTACTTTGCGTCCTTCTCTACGAGACGCTGCGCGTAGCTTGCTTCCCCGAAGGGGTATGCGGTTCGTTTCTTAGTTTCCTCTGTCAACTGTTGCAGTGCGGTAGAAATTTCCACCTGCACCCCTACAGGACGATCCAAACGTCGTGTTTCTTGTGGCAAACTAGCAACTGAGGCTGCGGTACGTTGACGAATTGTTGCCAAAGACTCTAACGGCTGCACCCGTTGACCTTCTTGCACTACTAACTGCAACAAAGGTTCTTCTTCTTGAGGAATTTCACCTAAGAGTCCCAATCTGTCTGCTTTTACCTTACCTCCCGTAAACGAGCGAAAAATCTGCTTGCGTCCTGGATAAGTAACTTTACCACTAGACTGCTTCATCACTGGGATGCCATCAATGTCTACAAGTTTATAGACTCCGTTTACGGGCGAACCTGTAACTAGTCGCGTTCCCAGCCCGTAACCATCAATTTGCGCCCCAGCAGCTTTTAATCTGGCAATTTCCCACTCATCCAAGTCGCCACTAGCAAAAATTGGCACACCGGGAAGGAGCGATCGCACCTGTTTTGATAAGGTAACTAAATCTCCTGAGTCCAATCTCACTCCTGTTAATTGCATTTCCCCGGAATTTACTTTTTCGGCTAAGCGCTGGGCAGCAGCAATGGTATCGTAAGTATCAATTAGTAATGGCGCACCCGGAAAATACCGATGAAATGCACTAAAAGCTTGTTCTTCAGTGCCTTCTATTGCTGACAATGCCATCACTAAGGCGTGTGCCATCGTACCACTTGGCTTTTGTCCTAGTTGTAGCGCTGCTAACACATTGGAAGTGGAATCTAACCCACCCGCCAACGCCGCCCGTGCTGCCCATAAAGACCCTTGGGGACTAAATGCCCGTCTTGTACCAAATTCTAAAAGTGTTGCTTTTTCCCCCGCGACATCCCGCAACCGGGCTGCTTTTGTGGCAATCAAAGTCTGGTAATTAATCGTATTTAAAAGGTAAGTTTCCACTAGTTGGGCTTGCCAAAGAGGTGCTTCCACCCGCAACAGTGGTTGATTGGCAAACACAGCCGTCCCTTCTGGTACTGCCCAAACATCACCCGTGAACTTTCCCTCAGCTAAAAGTGACCAAAAGCGATCGCCAGCATGAGCAAAAATTCCGGTTGCTTGTAATGCCGCAATTTGCGCGGAACTAAAGCGGATTTTGGCTAAATATTCCAATGCTTGCGTTAGCCCCATTGCAATCAAATAACCAAAACCCTCTGGCAATCGTCTGACAGACAATTCAAAGCTGGCCCGTCGTTGTTCTATACCTTCGCCTGTGTAACAAGCTGCCATTGTTAACTGGTAAAGGTCGGTCAGCAAGCTGTAGTCATCGGCAGAAAGGTTTAGTTCCTCGTTCTGCTGGCTTTGCTGTTTATATACATAGTCCAAATCTGGCAAAGTTGTCATGCAAGAGCTTCCTTACAAGATGCTTCTTTTATTTATGGTAATATTTACCATAAATAATGTCAACTCCCTGCAAGTATATTGTCTGAGATTGCCGTAGAACAGTAGATTTATCGGTAGCTTAATACTAACTTCATCAAATACTTAATATTCTTTAATAGTGATAGTGCGCAATAATGTTAATTAGAGCGGGTGGGTAATCAAGGAAAACAATATCCTGTCAGAGAAAGTTTGTTTTGCTTCGCTATTTTCCCAAATGGGTTGAAAGAAACAACTATGTTACGATTAGAATCGAAGAGAAAAGTTTGACTTTTCGACAAGCTAAAGTATTGCAAAGTTATCTGAATAAACATTGCATATATTCTCAATATATTGAGAATATGAGCAAGGCTTGAATATCAGTATTAGAGTATAGGTAGCACAATTAAAGCGACTCGAAAATAAGGAGTCCAATATTATGGCTATTTCCAACATCATTGCGAACATAACCAAGTATATTTCTGAAGCTGCAATGCGGATTTTTGGGCCTAATGATGACGCTTATCCTGCGACAGGCGTACAACCTTTTACAGGTGAACCTTACGATAAGCGTAAAGATGATAATAATTAGGTGCTGATACGGCGTTAATAAATAATACAGGAGTTAAAATTCAGAATTCAGGCGGGGGTAATTACTGGAGAATTCAGGCAAACCATATAATAGAAAACTAGGAAATTGTAGATTTAGCTCCGTACTTAAACCCTTTTATTCAAAAGTAGTGGCGTATTGCAATACGCCACTATCCAATTCATTCTGCATTCTGGCTCCTGATGAATAGATATCTTGCAAAAATCATATATCAATCAGAGTTTTAGTCTCATTAGGCGTTCAAAATTCAAGCCGCAACGCTATATTTGTGCTTGGTATTAGAAAAGAGTAACCAAAACTACTTTGGGTTTAAGATTACATGTTTGTTTTGTCTATTCTAGACATTTAATCATATAGCAAAGGAGTGAAAGTTCATGAAGGCACAACTTTTCAAGTATTTGGGTTTACCCTGTGCTTTAGTTATGCTGGGTAATACATCAGCTTTGGCTGACAGTGCATCTGGTACAATTCGGGAATATCATCTAAATCCTCAGGTAGCAGGAAGGGGTGTATGTATTCAAATGAACCCTACATTACCAACTGGTGGTGGTTGGCTATGTTTGTGGAAAGATAATGCTTTGTATCAAGAAATTAGTGATTTACTTCGTGAGAGTTATTCCTCAAGAAAAACCTGTGCGGTTACTTGGACTACTTATCGCGGCGGTCTGGCAGATATTGATTATGTAAGCTGCTACAATTAAGAGTTTCCACAGTTATAGCCAAGCTGGGACGAAAAGCTATTTCTGTTGCTAAGAGTTTGATTAGACAGCGATGGGGAATAAAGTAGCTTAGATCCTGACGATCAATTTCTATATTCAGCTTTCGCCCAATCAATGCAGATACTTGCTCGTGTAGCCCGGTTGGTTCCATCTCAATTAATTCACCATCAATTAGTTCATAGCGATCGCACTCACCGTAATGGCTAATAAATTCATCAATAGATCAGATCGAGGCGTGAGAAAAAAACTCACGCCTTTTTATTTAAACTTTTTGATCGCCCATTGCTAAGAGTTCCAGAATCGCTCCATTTGTCCAGCCGAAACCAACTTCGTTAGAACTATATCCAAAGGTGATTTCGTCGGAAACGTTGGCAGAACAGCGTTCAACATCATATTTCTCAACTAGGGTATTGTGACGCTCGAATTCTTTAACTACCATAGCGAGAAACTTGTTGGCAATGCGATCGCCTTCTGCATGATACCCATAGCGGTGAAGTCCCAGGACAGCAACTAATGTCAATGGGGCCCAGCCAAAGGGGGCATCCCACTGGTTGCTCGTGACATGAGTACTGGTAAAAATTCCGCCTGGGGCTTCAAACAAAGAGAGATTTTTGACGACGCGTTTGGCTTGAGTTGGAGAAGCAATTCCCAGCCAGAGAGGATAGAACGTGGTAGCAAATTCGTAGCGACGGCGTTTTCCACTCTGGAAATGATAGTCGAAATATAATCCTTGTTCTTCATCCCAGAGAAATTCATCGATGCGATCGCGGCGGATATCTGCACGATCGCTCCATTGTTGTCTTAGTTCTTCGTTCCCGAAAATATGGTTAATTTGTGCTAAATCTCGTTCCACCTGATACAGGAAACTGTTGAGGCATACAGGAGCGTAGTGGAGGATATCAGCACTGAAAGGGCCAAATCGGTTAGTAATATCAAAACCGGACTCGCGCATGGTGCGATCGCCCTTGTAAAATAAATTGGTCAGTTCGTCTTTCTCGCGATCGTAATAAAGATTGACATCGTAATCCTCAACCTCAAAGGTTTGGTAATATTCCTTAACGCGATCGTAGTGGCTTTTTCCCTCTTCATCTCGCTCGGAAAACAAAACTTCTGGCGCGGGGCCTTCCCCAAAGGCATAAAATCTGGATAAGCCGGTTGCAGCATTTAGGTGTGGCGGTACTACCCAGTAATAGTAAAATTGCTCTAGCAGCGGTACGGTTGCTTTCAACCACTCTTCATCTTTGGTGTGCTGGAATAACGCCAAAACCATCATACTAAGTACAGGAGGCTGCGATCGCGACAGCATGTAAGTCCGGTTGGCGTTGAGGATAGTGCCGTAATGTTGCACTTGGTAGAGTAATTGATCGACTTGACTTTGTGCTAGCTCCAATTCTCCATCGTGCAAAAGTCCTAGTAATATAAAGTAGCTGTCCCAGCCATACATTTCGTTGAAGCGACCACCTGGTACGACATAAGGGCCTGGTAGGTATAGTAACCCATGCTGTTTAATTGCTTCTACTTCTGATGGCAAAGTGC
This portion of the Nostoc sp. GT001 genome encodes:
- a CDS encoding nicotinate-nucleotide adenylyltransferase, producing the protein MKIALFGTSADPPTAGHQKILSWLSERYDWVAVWAADNPFKSHQTPLEHRAAMLRLLIADIDAPRHNIALEQELSSFRTLETVEKAKLAWGEDAELTMIIGSDLLSQLPRWYRIEDLLQQVQLLIVPRPGYAIDESSSEVVQKLGGKIAIASLIGLDVSSTAYREHGDPQALTAPVVAYINREHLYECQDVHQKRYQLR
- a CDS encoding NUDIX domain-containing protein, with protein sequence MPGRSPKKIPTPLNQQPLADFKVGVDNVIFSVDTVQNRLLVLLVMRQQEPFLNHWSLPGTLVRPGESLEDAAYRIMAEKIKVNNLYLEQLYTFGGPNRDPREATDSYGVRYLSVSYFALVRFEEAELIADRMTGIAWYPVKQVPQLAFDHNEILAYGHRRLRNKLEYSPVAFEVLPEMFTLNDLYQLYATVLGDNFSDYSNFRARLLKLGFLCDTGIKVSRGAGRPASLYKFDAEAFAPLKDKPLVFI
- a CDS encoding nicotinate phosphoribosyltransferase, encoding MTTLPDLDYVYKQQSQQNEELNLSADDYSLLTDLYQLTMAACYTGEGIEQRRASFELSVRRLPEGFGYLIAMGLTQALEYLAKIRFSSAQIAALQATGIFAHAGDRFWSLLAEGKFTGDVWAVPEGTAVFANQPLLRVEAPLWQAQLVETYLLNTINYQTLIATKAARLRDVAGEKATLLEFGTRRAFSPQGSLWAARAALAGGLDSTSNVLAALQLGQKPSGTMAHALVMALSAIEGTEEQAFSAFHRYFPGAPLLIDTYDTIAAAQRLAEKVNSGEMQLTGVRLDSGDLVTLSKQVRSLLPGVPIFASGDLDEWEIARLKAAGAQIDGYGLGTRLVTGSPVNGVYKLVDIDGIPVMKQSSGKVTYPGRKQIFRSFTGGKVKADRLGLLGEIPQEEEPLLQLVVQEGQRVQPLESLATIRQRTAASVASLPQETRRLDRPVGVQVEISTALQQLTEETKKRTAYPFGEASYAQRLVEKDAK
- a CDS encoding trehalase family glycosidase, whose product is MTTPPALTTAQIDAVRLHIKKTWKTLTRSHEHLLQSAKDTKLDHKKDTPWLVYISPSEDCPNIQTVLERSLSPKDMQQLEIRTLPSEVEAIKQHGLLYLPGPYVVPGGRFNEMYGWDSYFILLGLLHDGELELAQSQVDQLLYQVQHYGTILNANRTYMLSRSQPPVLSMMVLALFQHTKDEEWLKATVPLLEQFYYYWVVPPHLNAATGLSRFYAFGEGPAPEVLFSERDEEGKSHYDRVKEYYQTFEVEDYDVNLYYDREKDELTNLFYKGDRTMRESGFDITNRFGPFSADILHYAPVCLNSFLYQVERDLAQINHIFGNEELRQQWSDRADIRRDRIDEFLWDEEQGLYFDYHFQSGKRRRYEFATTFYPLWLGIASPTQAKRVVKNLSLFEAPGGIFTSTHVTSNQWDAPFGWAPLTLVAVLGLHRYGYHAEGDRIANKFLAMVVKEFERHNTLVEKYDVERCSANVSDEITFGYSSNEVGFGWTNGAILELLAMGDQKV